Part of the Palaeococcus ferrophilus DSM 13482 genome, TTTGCCCTACGCGGCCAAGGAAGTGGGTTTAATCCCATCGCTTCTCGTGCTCACGGGGATAATGCTTCTCATGCTCTTCACGGCCAGAATCGTCCTCGATTTCTCGGCAAGGATGGGCGGAGCGCAGCTGAGCACCGTGGCCAGGAAAATGCTCGGGAGGGGCGGCGGCCTTTTAATGTTCGTCAGCATAACCTTCATGAGCTTCGGTGCCCTCCTTGCCTACATAGCGGGCATGGGAAGCGTGTTCGCGGGCCTCTTTGGGGTCGCTCCAAAAATCGGGGCCCTTATCTTCTGGGTCTTGGCATCTCTCATCATATACCTCGGCCTCGAGGCCAGCGGGAAGAGCGAGCTCGCCATGAGCCTCGCGATGCTCATCCTCTTCATGGCCGTTGGTGTAATGCTCCTCCCGAGGGGAAGGCTTGAGAACGCCACCTACTCGAGCGCATCGTCCCTCTGGAAGATTGTGGGCGTGTCAATATTCGCCCTCGGCTGCCACACGGTCATCCCCGACGTTTACAAGAGCCTCGGAAGCTACGGGGACACAAAGAGACTCCTCACCTGGGCCTTCGTCATACCCACCGCCATCTACGCGCTCTTTATGGCCTCCTTCCTCCTCGTCTTCGGGAAGGAAACGCCCCAGATAGCCACGCAGGCCCTGGAGAGCCTTTTCGGAAGGGCTGGCTTCCTCGTCGGCAACCTAATCCCCCTCTTCGCCATAACGACCAGCTACATCGGGATAGCCCTCGCCCAGCTCAGCAACGTTGAGGAGTACCTCGGCATGGACAGAAAGCTCGCGTGGGCAATAACCGTCCTCCCGCCCCTTTTGGTGTACCTCTCCGGCGTCGGCGACTTCGTGAGCGTTTTGGGACTGGCGGGGGACACGGGTGACCTGGTGGCCTTCATAGTGCTCCCCATAGTCCTCTACATAACCCACAGGCTCGGTTTCGCCACCCTTGAAGGGGAGGCCGAGGCCGGTTGAACTCTCTTTTCATTCTTCCCTTCCCGCCGGGGACGGTCCCTGCAAGCTTTTATACCATGCCCTCGAACATAGTGCGGTGTTGCAAAAATGGTCCGCCTCCCCTTCCGCGACGGTTTTTACGAGCTCCGCCCGAGCAAGATAGTGTGTCTTGGAAGGAACTACGCCGAGCACGCGAGGGAATTAGGCCACGAGGTTCCTAAGGAGCCTGTGGTATTCCTCAAGCCGCCGAGCGCCCTTATAGGTCCTGGAGACCCGATAATCCTCCCCAGGATGAGCAAGCACGTTGACCACGAGGTCGAGCTTGCAGTCATCATCGGAGAGAGGGCAAAGCGCGTTCCTGCCGAGAAGGCCATGGACTACGTCCTGGGCTACACTATCCTGCTCGACATAACCGCCCGCGACCTTCAGTGGGAGGCCAAGAAGAAGGGGCTCCCCTGGACGATAGCTAAGGGCTTCGACACATTCGCCCCCGTCGGGCCGAGGGTTGTCGATAAGCGCGAGTTGAAGATAGACGACCTTGAAATCGGCCTCAAGGTAAACGGCGAGGTGAAGCAGCTGGCAAGGACGAGCGAGATGATATTCAAAGTCCCGGATATAATCGAGTACGTCTCGGGTATAATGACCCTCGAGCCCGGAGACGTAATAGCTACCGGAACGCCGGCCGGTGTGGGCCCGCTGAGGCACGGCGACCACATTGAGGCCTGGATAGAGGGAATTGGGAAGGTTGAGTTCGACGTTCTGAGTGAGGGCTCGATACTCTGCTGACTACTCTTTTTTGTTTACGACCTTTGCTGGAAGTCTGGGGAAACTCACTCGACTAAGTAGGGATGAGCTTTAACTTCTGGATTAACTGGGCGAGTATTTTGGTCAAAAAATAAAAATGTCAAACCTCACTCCATCCTTTTTACGGCCCACGCGTAGCTGGCCACCGCGAATACCGCCATAACGACGCTCCACACCAGCACGTAGGTGAAGTCCCCCATGAGCTCCCCCGGCGGCCTCCCGTAGATGTCGGAGAGCCTCAGTACCTTCAGCGCCCTGCCGAGGGGGAAGTAGTGGGCTATCGGCCGCGCCCATCCCGGCAGTACGCTCTCGGGGATGACTATGCCAGCTAAGAACAGAAGGGGCATGGAGACGAGGTTTACAACGGCTGTCGTTGACCTCTCGCTCCTCGTGAGCATCGCTATGGCCAGTCCAAGGCCCATTGAGAACATGGCGGCCGTGAATATCACCAGCCAGCCGAAGGGGCTCGGGAAAAGCGTTGAGCCGAAAACCACCCTTGCGTAGGCTATTCCTATGAGTATGCTCACGGTTATGGTCGTGAACGTCGAGAGGCTCTTTCCAAGGAGAAAGTCCCAGGGAGTCGTTGGCGAGGCCGCTATCCTCCTGAGGGTGCCCTTGTCTATCTCCTCGAGCACGGAACCCCCCATCATGAGCATCGTGGCGAAGAGGAACTGTATCCCGATGAAGCTCGTCACGTAGAACTTTATCCCTCTCCCGGTCTCGGTGTGGATGCTCCTTTCCTCGAGCACTACGGGCTCGGCAGTCGCGAGGAAATACTCCTTAATATGCTCCTCCGAGACGTTGTACGTCTCAAAGTACTCCCTCGGGATATAGCCCATCATCAACTCCATCTTCCGCTCCCTGAACTCCCTCCCGACCTCGGAGAAGAAGCTCCTGATTATGGAGCTGACTATCTGGTAGTTCTGGGGGTCGGTTTTATCGAAATATACCAGGACCCTCCCCTGCAGTCCGGAGCTTATGTTGGCGTCAAAATCCGACGGAAAAAGGACGAGGGCTTTTATACTGCCGCGCTTCAACGCCCCAAGGCCCGCGGAAGCGTTGGGAAACTGCCTAACGTCGAAGAGGGATGCTCCGTTGAGGGTTGCGTTCTCCATAACTCCTATTATGAGGGTGGAAAAGTTCCCTTCTGGCTGGACGACGCCAACGTCCACAGTTACCGGCGAACCCGGGCCACCCCAGAGGCTTCCCATGAGCGTGACCCACATCAGGGGGAAGACGAATATCCAGAAAAGCACCATTTTCTCGCGCCTCGTCTCCCTCAGATCCTTGAGTACTATGCCCTTGATGGCCCGTGGGTTCATTCCAGTCCCCTCCCGGTAAGCTTTATGAAGACGTCCTCGAGCGTCGGCTCCTCAACTTTAATCTCCTTCACCCTGCTCCCGGCTTTCACAAGGATTTCCACTATTTCTGGCAAAGCCTCCCTTGGGTTTCTCACGCGAACCCTCACCTCGTCTCCCTTTTCAACGAATGGGTAGCCTATGCCTCCCAGCCCCTTCAAGAGCCCCCTGATCGTTATTATGCTCTCCTCCCCGATGAGCCTCTTCAGCTCATCGGGTGTTTCGGTCGCGATGACCTTCCCCTCGTTCATCACCGCCACTCTCTCGGCGAGTTCCTCGGCCTCCTCCATGTAGTGGGTCGCGAGGAGAACGGTCTTCCCCTCGTCCCTGAACCTCCGTATGATCTCCCAGAACTCCCGCCTCGACGGCACGTCCAGTCCCGTCGTCGGCTCGTCCAGAATCAAGAGTTCTGGTTCGTACAGGAGGGCAATCGCCAAGTTCAGGCGCCTCTTAAAACCGCCGCTCAGTTCCTTCGCCTTCTTTCTCTCGGGCAGGGAGAAAAGCTCGATGAGCTCCCCTATCCTCTCCCGGGAGGCGTTGTATAAGTCGGCGTAGAATTCGAGGTTCTCCCTCACCGTAAGCAGGTCGTAGGCTATGCTCTCCTGCGGGATGTAGCCTATGAGCCTCCTCGTTTCCCTTGAAAGGGACTTTCCGAACACCCTGACCTCGCCGGTGTTGTAGGCCAGCCCCTCCGCCAGAATCCTTATGAGGGTTGTTTTACCGGCCCCGTTTGGGCCGAGAAGGGCGAGTATCTCCCCCTCGCGAACTTCGAGGTCAAGGCCCTTCAGGGCCTCGAAGTCACCATAGCGTTTCCTAAGACCCTTTATCCTGAGCGCCATCATCATACTGCACCGTACATAAATTGGTGAAACTCCATAAAAGGCCCGCAGTTTCTCTGAAATTCAGAGTGATGAACTCTTTGAGGGATTTAAAAAAGAAGTAAAATACATTCACACCCTCTTCCCTTCCTTCACGTAAACGACTCTCGCCCCTATTTCCTTTGCGTGGTCGCTTATCCTCTCCAGGTGGCGCATTATGAGGGCCTCAACTGGAGAAGAGGCCGAGCTTTTCAGGTTCTCCAGTGATTGGATGTAGAGGTCGTCTATCCTGTTGTCTATCTCCAGGAGCTTTCCGGCCGAGACTTCATCGAGGTTCTCAAAGGCCTCTATTGCAGTTTTAACGGCCCCAACAGTCAGCTCAAAGCCCTCCCTGAGGAGCTCGCTCTCCTCGGCTCCGACTATCTTCGCAGTCCTCTCTATCTCCATGGCATAGCGCGAAATCCGGTAGAGGTCGTAGGAGACGTCTATCGAGCTCTGGATGAAGCGCAGATCACTGGCAACCGGTGAGTACCTCACGAGGAGCTCGGTTGCTATATCGAGAACCTCGTTCCTGAGAAGGTGGAGCTTGCTCGATATCTCCTCCGTTGAGTTGAACTCTCCCCCGAGACTGTTTCTAGCGTCCTTTAGGGAGTTGAGAGCCTCGTTCCCCATCTCGTTTATCAGCTTTTTGAGCTGTTCCTTACCAATATCAAGGAGTTTCCTCATGGTATCACCCCAGCGCTCCAGTAACGTACTTCTCAGTTAATTCATGCTCCGGGTTCTCGAAGACCTTTCTCG contains:
- a CDS encoding aromatic amino acid transport family protein yields the protein MRKSEALAVLIGTQIGAGVLGLPYAAKEVGLIPSLLVLTGIMLLMLFTARIVLDFSARMGGAQLSTVARKMLGRGGGLLMFVSITFMSFGALLAYIAGMGSVFAGLFGVAPKIGALIFWVLASLIIYLGLEASGKSELAMSLAMLILFMAVGVMLLPRGRLENATYSSASSLWKIVGVSIFALGCHTVIPDVYKSLGSYGDTKRLLTWAFVIPTAIYALFMASFLLVFGKETPQIATQALESLFGRAGFLVGNLIPLFAITTSYIGIALAQLSNVEEYLGMDRKLAWAITVLPPLLVYLSGVGDFVSVLGLAGDTGDLVAFIVLPIVLYITHRLGFATLEGEAEAG
- a CDS encoding fumarylacetoacetate hydrolase family protein, yielding MVRLPFRDGFYELRPSKIVCLGRNYAEHARELGHEVPKEPVVFLKPPSALIGPGDPIILPRMSKHVDHEVELAVIIGERAKRVPAEKAMDYVLGYTILLDITARDLQWEAKKKGLPWTIAKGFDTFAPVGPRVVDKRELKIDDLEIGLKVNGEVKQLARTSEMIFKVPDIIEYVSGIMTLEPGDVIATGTPAGVGPLRHGDHIEAWIEGIGKVEFDVLSEGSILC
- a CDS encoding ABC transporter permease yields the protein MNPRAIKGIVLKDLRETRREKMVLFWIFVFPLMWVTLMGSLWGGPGSPVTVDVGVVQPEGNFSTLIIGVMENATLNGASLFDVRQFPNASAGLGALKRGSIKALVLFPSDFDANISSGLQGRVLVYFDKTDPQNYQIVSSIIRSFFSEVGREFRERKMELMMGYIPREYFETYNVSEEHIKEYFLATAEPVVLEERSIHTETGRGIKFYVTSFIGIQFLFATMLMMGGSVLEEIDKGTLRRIAASPTTPWDFLLGKSLSTFTTITVSILIGIAYARVVFGSTLFPSPFGWLVIFTAAMFSMGLGLAIAMLTRSERSTTAVVNLVSMPLLFLAGIVIPESVLPGWARPIAHYFPLGRALKVLRLSDIYGRPPGELMGDFTYVLVWSVVMAVFAVASYAWAVKRME
- a CDS encoding ABC transporter ATP-binding protein is translated as MMALRIKGLRKRYGDFEALKGLDLEVREGEILALLGPNGAGKTTLIRILAEGLAYNTGEVRVFGKSLSRETRRLIGYIPQESIAYDLLTVRENLEFYADLYNASRERIGELIELFSLPERKKAKELSGGFKRRLNLAIALLYEPELLILDEPTTGLDVPSRREFWEIIRRFRDEGKTVLLATHYMEEAEELAERVAVMNEGKVIATETPDELKRLIGEESIITIRGLLKGLGGIGYPFVEKGDEVRVRVRNPREALPEIVEILVKAGSRVKEIKVEEPTLEDVFIKLTGRGLE
- a CDS encoding phosphate signaling complex PhoU family protein; translation: MRKLLDIGKEQLKKLINEMGNEALNSLKDARNSLGGEFNSTEEISSKLHLLRNEVLDIATELLVRYSPVASDLRFIQSSIDVSYDLYRISRYAMEIERTAKIVGAEESELLREGFELTVGAVKTAIEAFENLDEVSAGKLLEIDNRIDDLYIQSLENLKSSASSPVEALIMRHLERISDHAKEIGARVVYVKEGKRV